A genomic segment from Stenotrophomonas maltophilia encodes:
- a CDS encoding fimbrial protein yields the protein MPMISSRGRKALTALALLGGVLLAQQASASCRIQSSWFTAQDVTMDMGQIVILPSTPVGGVIKEISESITQQNSVARCDWSGGRSIGEYVNAAQRRPVAGFSNVYETDVPGVGIRLFRDSGAIQTYYPHSINFAGNATISLIGGTFRIQLIKTAAQTGSGVIAPNGRFTTYYFDGDGASRPVLTSTFKGSGTTVVSPTCEVQAGSRNIAVDFGSVPNTTFTGVGSRAVNRDFEIRLNCQGSNVAAYQSKIGIRLDADQDSSNMPGVLKLSAASNSATRIGIQMVQRDGTTEREVRFGQTINVGTTAPGTSVMALPLRARYVQTQAGTVGAGVANGQATFTIQYE from the coding sequence ATGCCGATGATTTCTTCCCGTGGCCGCAAGGCATTGACGGCCCTTGCACTGCTGGGCGGCGTGCTGCTGGCGCAGCAGGCCAGCGCATCGTGCCGCATCCAGTCCAGCTGGTTCACCGCGCAGGACGTGACCATGGACATGGGCCAGATCGTGATCCTGCCCAGCACGCCGGTCGGTGGCGTGATCAAGGAGATCAGCGAATCGATCACCCAGCAGAACAGCGTTGCGCGCTGCGACTGGTCCGGTGGCCGTTCCATCGGTGAGTACGTCAACGCAGCGCAGCGGCGGCCGGTCGCCGGTTTCTCCAATGTGTATGAAACCGACGTCCCGGGCGTGGGCATCCGCCTGTTCCGCGATTCCGGCGCCATCCAGACCTACTATCCGCACTCCATCAACTTTGCCGGCAATGCCACCATCTCGCTGATCGGCGGCACCTTCCGCATCCAGCTGATCAAGACCGCTGCGCAGACCGGCTCGGGCGTGATCGCGCCGAACGGCCGCTTCACCACCTACTACTTCGACGGTGATGGTGCCAGTCGTCCGGTGCTGACCTCGACCTTCAAGGGCTCGGGTACCACCGTGGTCAGCCCGACCTGCGAAGTGCAGGCCGGCAGCCGCAACATCGCCGTCGACTTCGGCAGCGTGCCGAACACCACCTTCACCGGTGTCGGTTCGCGCGCGGTCAATCGCGATTTCGAGATCCGGCTGAACTGCCAGGGCAGCAACGTCGCCGCCTACCAGAGCAAGATCGGCATCCGCCTCGATGCCGACCAGGACAGCTCGAACATGCCGGGCGTGCTGAAGCTCAGCGCAGCCAGCAACAGTGCCACCCGCATCGGCATCCAGATGGTCCAGCGCGATGGCACCACCGAGCGTGAAGTGCGCTTCGGCCAGACCATCAACGTCGGCACCACCGCGCCGGGGACCAGCGTCATGGCGCTGCCGCTGCGCGCGCGCTATGTGCAGACCCAGGCCGGCACGGTCGGCGCGGGTGTCGCGAACGGCCAGGCCACGTTCACCATCCAGTACGAGTAA
- the wecB gene encoding non-hydrolyzing UDP-N-acetylglucosamine 2-epimerase: MKVLSVFGTRPEAIKMGPLVRALAQAADIESVVCITGQHRAMLDQVMSLFEITADHDLDVMVPNQTLNGLCSRLFERLDALYTQVRPDRVLVHGDTTTAMTAALAAFHHRIPIGHVEAGLRTGDINRPWPEEMNRRVIDVVGHQLYAPTASSRANLAREHLGGQILVTGNTVIDALQQTVQRLDADPALRAQADEPFHMLDPGRRLLLVTGHRRESFGQGFEDICRALAELARRPDLQVLYPVHLNPNVQGPVNAHLGNLDNVHLVPPQDYLRFVRLMQRADVILTDSGGVQEEAPALAKPVLVMRDVTERPEAVEAGVVTLVGTTPSRIVEGVNAALAQPPRPTRFDPDASPYGDGRASARIVAALRGTPLPEFSPGLRSGGAAHPHPHEVTP, translated from the coding sequence GTGAAGGTCCTGTCGGTGTTTGGCACCCGACCGGAAGCGATCAAGATGGGGCCGTTGGTACGGGCCCTGGCACAGGCCGCGGACATCGAATCGGTGGTCTGCATCACCGGCCAGCACCGGGCGATGCTCGACCAGGTGATGTCGCTGTTCGAGATCACGGCCGACCATGACCTCGATGTCATGGTGCCCAACCAGACCCTCAATGGCCTGTGTTCCAGGCTGTTCGAGCGGCTTGACGCACTCTACACGCAGGTCCGCCCCGACCGTGTGCTGGTGCACGGAGATACCACCACGGCGATGACCGCCGCGCTGGCCGCGTTCCACCACCGCATCCCGATCGGCCATGTCGAGGCCGGCCTGCGCACCGGCGACATCAACCGGCCGTGGCCGGAGGAGATGAACCGGCGGGTGATCGATGTGGTTGGCCATCAGCTGTATGCGCCCACCGCCAGCTCGCGTGCCAACCTGGCCCGCGAGCACCTGGGTGGACAGATCCTGGTCACCGGCAACACGGTCATCGATGCCCTGCAGCAGACCGTGCAGCGCCTGGATGCTGATCCGGCACTGCGTGCCCAGGCTGACGAACCCTTCCACATGCTCGACCCCGGGCGCCGCCTGTTGCTGGTCACCGGCCATCGCCGTGAGAGCTTCGGCCAGGGCTTCGAGGACATCTGCCGTGCGCTGGCCGAACTGGCCCGGCGGCCGGACCTGCAGGTGCTGTACCCGGTGCACCTCAACCCGAACGTGCAGGGCCCGGTCAACGCCCACCTCGGCAACCTGGACAACGTGCACCTGGTGCCGCCGCAGGATTACCTGCGCTTCGTGCGCCTGATGCAGCGCGCCGACGTCATCCTCACCGACTCCGGTGGCGTGCAGGAAGAAGCGCCGGCGCTGGCCAAACCGGTGCTGGTGATGCGCGACGTCACCGAACGCCCGGAGGCGGTCGAGGCCGGCGTGGTGACGCTGGTCGGCACCACGCCCTCACGCATCGTCGAGGGGGTCAACGCGGCACTGGCCCAGCCGCCGCGGCCGACCCGCTTCGACCCTGATGCCAGCCCCTATGGGGATGGCCGCGCCAGCGCCCGCATCGTCGCCGCCCTGCGCGGCACGCCCCTTCCCGAATTCTCGCCCGGTCTCCGCAGTGGCGGTGCCGCCCACCCCCATCCGCATGAAGTGACGCCATGA